The following proteins are encoded in a genomic region of Streptomyces lunaelactis:
- a CDS encoding ABC transporter transmembrane domain-containing protein — protein sequence MQIRDLPYADPGVADARSGPRFLLWLGRNQLGGQLKALAWGLLHFCGVAGLPLGVGRAVQAVVDRSGSALALAGALIILCGVAITLGDTMLHRTAVTNWITAAARVQQLLARKAAELGAALTRRVAAGEVVAVSTGDVEKIGWFVEALSRFAAAAITVVLVCVGLVLYVPELGVVVAVGVPVLALAVLPLLPRATRRADVQREKAGRATELASDTVAGLRVLRGIGGEELFLGRYRQASQEVRRAAVRSARMWALISAVQVLLPGLLLITVVWYGAGLAQDGRIEVGELVTVFSAVTLLMYPLRHFEEIAMAYSFSRPSAKRAARVLALRRTTEPSGVEYGRPSGDLYDPATGVLAPSGRFTAVVCGDPDAAGLLAERLGGHPAADPDGAASVLLGGVPLDELALDEARAAVLVQDKDPVLLSGTLQELLDVPSSGKVSAEDALKAAQCGDVLDALAQASVDTDGDGDGDPMRTRITERGRSLSGGQRQRLALARSLVTDPEVLVLDEPTSAVDSHTEARIAAGVKELRAGRTTVVFASSPLLLDRADRVVFVHDGDVAAVGVHRELLHGNAEYRAVVTRETEEEQLDGITAIGELAVLEEIEESA from the coding sequence ATGCAGATTCGCGATCTTCCGTACGCCGACCCTGGTGTGGCCGATGCCAGGTCGGGGCCGCGCTTCCTGCTCTGGCTCGGGCGGAATCAGCTGGGCGGACAGCTCAAGGCACTGGCCTGGGGGCTGCTGCACTTCTGCGGTGTGGCCGGGCTCCCGCTGGGCGTCGGCCGGGCCGTGCAGGCGGTGGTGGACCGTTCCGGCAGCGCCCTCGCACTCGCCGGCGCGCTGATCATCCTGTGCGGCGTGGCGATCACCCTCGGTGACACGATGCTGCATCGCACGGCCGTCACCAACTGGATCACCGCCGCCGCCCGGGTCCAGCAGCTGCTGGCTCGTAAGGCCGCTGAGCTGGGCGCGGCGCTGACCCGCCGGGTCGCGGCCGGCGAGGTGGTAGCGGTCTCCACGGGCGACGTGGAGAAGATCGGCTGGTTCGTGGAGGCGCTCTCACGTTTCGCCGCCGCCGCCATCACGGTGGTGCTGGTCTGCGTCGGCCTGGTTCTGTACGTGCCGGAGCTCGGCGTCGTGGTCGCCGTCGGCGTCCCGGTCCTGGCACTGGCGGTACTGCCGCTGCTCCCCCGGGCCACCCGGCGCGCGGACGTCCAGCGCGAAAAGGCGGGCAGGGCCACCGAGCTGGCCTCGGACACGGTCGCGGGCCTGCGGGTGCTGCGCGGCATCGGCGGCGAGGAGCTGTTCCTCGGCCGCTACCGGCAGGCATCGCAGGAGGTGCGCAGGGCGGCGGTCCGCAGTGCCCGTATGTGGGCGCTGATCTCGGCGGTCCAGGTGCTGCTGCCGGGCCTGCTGCTGATCACGGTCGTCTGGTACGGAGCGGGGCTCGCCCAGGACGGCCGGATCGAGGTCGGCGAGCTGGTCACCGTCTTCAGCGCGGTGACGCTGCTGATGTACCCGCTGCGGCACTTCGAGGAGATCGCCATGGCGTACTCCTTCTCGCGGCCGTCGGCGAAGCGTGCCGCGCGGGTGCTGGCGCTGCGGCGTACGACGGAGCCCTCGGGCGTGGAGTACGGGCGCCCGAGCGGCGATCTGTACGACCCCGCCACCGGGGTCCTCGCTCCCTCCGGCCGGTTCACCGCCGTGGTGTGCGGCGACCCGGACGCGGCGGGACTGCTGGCCGAACGGCTCGGCGGGCATCCGGCCGCCGACCCGGACGGCGCGGCGTCCGTGCTGCTCGGCGGGGTGCCGCTGGACGAACTGGCGCTGGACGAGGCCCGTGCCGCCGTCCTCGTACAGGACAAGGATCCGGTGCTGCTCTCCGGCACGCTCCAAGAGCTGCTCGATGTCCCCTCCTCCGGGAAGGTGTCCGCCGAGGACGCCCTGAAGGCCGCGCAGTGCGGCGATGTACTGGACGCGCTGGCGCAGGCGTCCGTGGACACCGACGGCGACGGCGACGGCGACCCGATGCGGACACGGATCACCGAGCGCGGGCGGTCCCTGTCCGGCGGGCAGCGCCAGCGGCTCGCGCTGGCCCGTTCGCTGGTCACCGACCCCGAGGTGCTCGTCCTGGACGAGCCCACGTCCGCCGTGGACTCGCACACGGAGGCGCGGATCGCCGCGGGCGTCAAGGAGCTGCGGGCCGGCCGCACCACGGTCGTGTTCGCCTCCTCACCGCTGCTGCTGGACCGCGCGGACCGGGTGGTGTTCGTGCACGACGGCGACGTGGCGGCGGTCGGTGTGCACCGCGAACTGCTGCACGGCAACGCCGAATACCGGGCGGTCGTCACCCGCGAGACCGAGGAAGAGCAGCTCGACGGCATCACCGCCATCGGCGAACTGGCAGTACTGGAAGAGATCGAGGAATCGGCATGA
- a CDS encoding ABC transporter ATP-binding protein — MIGVATPAYDPAAPETAATLPVGTPATVRAYVRELLRRHRRAFVLLVSANAVAVIASMVGPYLLGGLVEDLTDGARDLHLERTAALFALALVVQTVFVRLMRLRGAMLGEEMLADLREDFLVRSVGLPPGVLERAGTGDLLSRITTDIDRLANAMREAVPQLAIGVVWAALLIGALTVTAPPLALAVLIAVPVLVIGCRWYFKRAPSAYRSEAAGYAAVAAMLAETVDAGRTVEAHRLGGRRVALSEQRIKEWTAWERYTLYLRSVLFPVINVTHVTILCSTLLIGGAFVLEGWISVGQLTTGALLAQMLVDPVNLILRWYDELQVAQVSIARLVGVRDIEPDAGDALVVPDGREVRADEVHFGYREGVDVLHQVSLSVAPGTRLALVGPSGAGKSTLGRLLAGIYGPRAGRVTLGAAELSRMPAERVREHVALVNQEHHVFVGSLRDNLLLARSGATDAELWAALGAVDADSWSQSLDDGLDTEVGSGGLALTPAQAQQIALARLVLADPHTLVLDEATSLLDPRAARHLERSLSRVLDGRTVVAIAHRLHTAHDADVIAVVEEGRISELGSHDELVAADGAYAALWRSWHG, encoded by the coding sequence ATGATCGGCGTGGCAACACCGGCGTACGACCCGGCGGCCCCGGAGACGGCTGCGACCCTGCCCGTCGGCACTCCGGCGACCGTGCGCGCGTACGTCCGCGAACTGCTGCGGCGGCACCGCAGGGCCTTCGTGCTGCTGGTCTCCGCCAATGCCGTCGCGGTGATCGCCTCGATGGTCGGCCCCTATCTGCTGGGCGGACTCGTCGAGGATCTGACGGACGGGGCGCGCGATCTCCATCTGGAGCGCACCGCCGCGCTGTTCGCGCTCGCGCTGGTCGTCCAGACGGTGTTCGTGCGGCTGATGCGGCTGCGCGGCGCGATGCTCGGTGAGGAGATGCTGGCCGATCTGCGCGAGGACTTCCTCGTACGGTCGGTGGGGCTGCCCCCGGGCGTGCTCGAGCGGGCCGGAACCGGTGATCTGCTCTCGCGTATCACCACCGACATCGACCGGCTGGCCAATGCCATGCGCGAGGCGGTGCCGCAGCTGGCGATCGGCGTGGTCTGGGCGGCCCTGCTGATCGGCGCGCTCACGGTGACGGCGCCGCCGCTGGCGCTGGCCGTGCTCATCGCCGTACCGGTGCTGGTGATCGGCTGCCGCTGGTACTTCAAGCGGGCGCCGTCGGCGTACCGCTCCGAGGCCGCGGGCTACGCGGCGGTCGCCGCCATGCTGGCCGAGACCGTGGACGCCGGGCGGACCGTGGAGGCGCACCGCCTCGGCGGCCGCCGGGTGGCGCTCTCCGAGCAGCGGATCAAGGAGTGGACCGCATGGGAGCGCTATACGCTCTACCTGCGCTCGGTGCTCTTCCCGGTCATCAACGTGACGCATGTGACGATCCTGTGCTCAACTCTGCTGATCGGCGGCGCCTTCGTGCTCGAGGGCTGGATCAGCGTCGGACAGCTGACGACGGGCGCCCTGCTCGCGCAGATGCTCGTCGACCCGGTCAATCTGATCCTGCGCTGGTACGACGAGCTCCAGGTCGCCCAGGTGTCGATCGCCCGGCTCGTCGGCGTACGTGACATCGAGCCGGACGCCGGCGACGCGCTCGTCGTGCCGGACGGGCGCGAAGTGCGCGCGGACGAGGTGCACTTCGGCTACCGCGAAGGCGTGGACGTGCTGCATCAGGTGTCGCTGAGCGTGGCGCCCGGTACCCGGCTGGCCCTGGTCGGACCGTCCGGCGCGGGCAAGTCGACGCTCGGGCGGCTGCTCGCGGGCATCTACGGCCCCCGGGCCGGCCGCGTCACCCTCGGCGCGGCGGAGCTGTCCCGTATGCCCGCGGAGCGCGTGCGCGAGCATGTCGCCCTGGTCAACCAGGAGCACCACGTCTTCGTGGGCTCCTTGCGCGACAACCTGCTGCTGGCCCGTAGTGGCGCGACGGACGCGGAACTGTGGGCGGCGCTCGGCGCGGTCGACGCGGACTCCTGGTCGCAGTCCCTGGACGACGGCCTGGACACCGAGGTCGGCTCGGGCGGCCTCGCCCTCACCCCGGCCCAGGCCCAGCAGATCGCCCTGGCCCGGCTGGTCCTCGCGGACCCGCACACGCTGGTCCTGGACGAGGCGACTTCGCTCCTGGACCCGCGGGCGGCGCGCCATCTGGAGCGCTCGCTGTCCCGGGTCCTGGACGGACGCACGGTGGTGGCGATCGCCCACCGCCTGCACACGGCGCACGACGCGGACGTGATCGCGGTCGTCGAGGAGGGCCGGATCAGCGAACTGGGCAGCCACGACGAGCTGGTGGCGGCGGACGGCGCGTATGCGGCGCTGTGGCGGTCCTGGCACGGCTGA
- a CDS encoding metal-dependent hydrolase, giving the protein MMGPAHSLSGAAAWLGVGAATAAAGHPMPWPVLVVGALICAGAALAPDLDHKAATISRAFGPISRGLCEVVDKLSYAVYKATRKQGDKRRTGGHRTLTHTWLWAVLIGAGTSALAITGGRWAVLVILFIHLVLAVEGLLWRAARVSSDVLVWLLGATSAWILAGVLDQPGNGADWLFTAPGQEYLWLGLPIVLGALVHDIGDALTVSGCPVLWPIPVGRRRWYPIGPPKAMRFRAGSWVELKVLMPVFMLLGGVGAAGALNFI; this is encoded by the coding sequence ATGATGGGACCGGCGCACTCTCTGTCCGGGGCGGCTGCCTGGCTGGGGGTCGGCGCGGCGACGGCTGCCGCCGGCCACCCGATGCCGTGGCCGGTCCTCGTCGTCGGAGCGCTGATCTGCGCGGGCGCGGCGCTGGCGCCGGACCTGGATCACAAGGCGGCGACGATCTCCCGGGCCTTCGGGCCGATCTCGCGGGGACTGTGCGAGGTCGTCGACAAGCTGTCGTACGCCGTCTACAAAGCGACGAGGAAACAGGGCGACAAGCGCAGGACCGGCGGCCACCGCACGCTCACCCACACCTGGCTGTGGGCGGTCCTGATCGGCGCGGGCACCTCGGCGCTGGCGATCACCGGCGGCCGCTGGGCGGTCCTCGTGATCCTCTTCATCCACCTGGTGCTGGCCGTGGAGGGCCTGCTGTGGCGGGCCGCGCGGGTCTCCAGCGACGTCCTGGTGTGGCTGCTGGGCGCGACGAGCGCGTGGATCCTGGCGGGCGTGCTGGACCAGCCGGGCAACGGCGCGGACTGGCTGTTCACGGCGCCGGGCCAGGAGTACCTGTGGCTGGGGCTGCCGATCGTGCTGGGCGCCCTGGTCCACGACATCGGCGACGCGCTGACGGTCTCGGGCTGCCCGGTCCTGTGGCCGATACCCGTGGGCCGCAGGCGCTGGTACCCGATCGGCCCGCCGAAGGCGATGCGGTTCAGGGCGGGCAGCTGGGTGGAGCTGAAGGTGCTGATGCCGGTGTTCATGCTGCTGGGCGGAGTGGGCGCGGCGGGCGCGCTGAACTTCATCTAG
- a CDS encoding DEAD/DEAH box helicase, translating into MILRPSPGSLIRAEARQDGGVTLIDQLPPDADPDALFEAFSSWAEGQGITLYPAQEEALIEVVSGANVVLSTPTGSGKSLVAAGAHFTALAQDKVTFYTAPIKALVSEKFFDLCKLFGTENVGMLTGDASVNSDAPVICCTAEVLASIALRDGRNADIGQVVMDEFHFYAEPDRGWAWQIPLLELPQAQFILMSATLGDVSRFEEDLTRRTGRPTTVVRSATRPVPLSYEYRRTPITETLTELLETKQAPVYIVHFTQAAAVERAQSLMSINMCSREEKDQIAEMIGSFRFTTKFGRNLSRYVRHGIGVHHAGMLPKYRRLVEKLAQAGLLKVICGTDTLGVGVNVPIRTVLFTALTKYDGTRVRTLRAREFHQIAGRAGRAGFDTAGLVGAQAPEHVIENEKAISKAGDDPKKRRKVVRKKAPEGFVAWSDTTFEKLITSDPEPLTSRFRVTNIMLLSVIARPGNAFDAMRHLLEDNHEPRKAQLRHIRRAIAIYRSLLDGGVVERLDTPDAEGRIVRLTVDLQQDFALNQPLSTFALAAFDLLDPESPSYALDMVSVLESTLDDPRQILAAQQNKARGEAIGAMKADGIEYEERMERLQEVSYPKPLEELLWHAYNVYRKSHPWVGDHPVSPKSVIRDMYERALSFTEFTSHYELARTEGIVLRYLANAYKALEHTIPDDLKSEDLEDLIAWLGEMVRQVDSSLLDEWEQLANPEIETAEQAQEKADQVKPVTANARAFRVLVRNAMFRRVELAALDRVGELGELDAESGWDANAWGEAMDAYWDEYEELGTGPDARGPKLLLIEEDAAHGLWRVRQIFADPNGDHDWGISAEVDLAASDEEGLAVVRVTAVGQL; encoded by the coding sequence GTGATCTTGCGGCCGTCGCCCGGTTCCCTGATCCGGGCGGAAGCCAGGCAAGATGGGGGCGTGACCCTTATTGATCAGCTGCCGCCGGATGCCGACCCCGATGCTCTCTTCGAAGCCTTCTCCTCATGGGCAGAAGGCCAGGGCATCACGCTCTACCCGGCTCAGGAAGAGGCGCTGATCGAGGTGGTCTCCGGGGCCAACGTGGTCCTTTCCACCCCGACCGGCTCCGGAAAGAGCCTGGTAGCGGCGGGTGCGCACTTCACGGCGCTGGCCCAGGACAAGGTCACCTTCTACACCGCGCCGATCAAGGCACTGGTCTCCGAGAAGTTCTTCGACCTCTGCAAGCTCTTCGGCACGGAGAACGTCGGAATGCTGACGGGGGACGCGTCCGTCAATTCCGACGCCCCCGTCATCTGCTGCACCGCCGAGGTGCTCGCCTCCATCGCCCTGCGCGACGGCAGGAACGCCGACATCGGCCAGGTCGTGATGGACGAGTTCCACTTCTACGCCGAGCCGGACCGCGGCTGGGCCTGGCAGATCCCGCTCCTGGAGCTGCCGCAGGCGCAGTTCATCCTGATGTCGGCGACCCTCGGTGACGTCTCCCGGTTCGAGGAGGATCTGACCCGCCGCACCGGCCGTCCCACCACCGTCGTCCGCTCGGCGACCCGCCCGGTCCCCCTCTCCTACGAGTACCGGCGGACGCCGATCACGGAGACGCTGACCGAACTGCTCGAGACCAAGCAGGCTCCGGTCTACATCGTGCACTTCACACAGGCGGCGGCCGTCGAGCGCGCCCAGTCGCTGATGAGCATCAACATGTGCTCGCGCGAGGAGAAGGACCAGATCGCCGAGATGATCGGCAGTTTCCGGTTCACCACCAAGTTCGGCCGCAATCTTTCCCGTTACGTACGGCACGGCATCGGTGTCCACCACGCCGGCATGCTCCCCAAGTACCGTCGACTGGTCGAAAAGCTCGCCCAGGCAGGCCTGTTGAAGGTCATCTGCGGTACGGACACCCTCGGCGTGGGCGTCAACGTCCCCATCCGTACGGTGCTGTTCACGGCGCTCACCAAGTACGACGGCACCCGGGTGCGCACTCTGCGCGCGCGTGAGTTCCACCAGATCGCGGGCCGCGCGGGCCGCGCCGGCTTCGACACGGCCGGTCTGGTCGGCGCGCAGGCACCCGAGCATGTCATCGAGAACGAGAAGGCGATCTCCAAGGCCGGCGACGATCCGAAGAAGCGCCGCAAGGTCGTCCGCAAGAAGGCTCCCGAGGGCTTTGTCGCCTGGTCGGACACCACCTTCGAGAAGCTCATCACCTCCGACCCGGAGCCGCTGACCTCGCGCTTCCGGGTCACCAACATCATGCTGCTCTCGGTGATCGCCCGCCCCGGCAATGCCTTCGACGCGATGCGTCACCTCCTTGAGGACAACCACGAGCCGCGCAAGGCCCAGCTGCGCCACATCCGCCGCGCCATCGCCATCTACCGCTCGCTGCTCGACGGCGGTGTGGTCGAGCGCCTCGACACACCCGACGCCGAGGGCCGGATCGTGCGGCTCACCGTCGACCTCCAGCAGGACTTCGCGCTCAACCAGCCGCTCTCCACGTTCGCACTGGCGGCCTTCGATCTCCTCGACCCCGAATCCCCTTCGTACGCCCTGGACATGGTCTCGGTCCTCGAGTCCACGCTGGACGACCCGCGCCAGATCCTCGCCGCCCAGCAGAACAAGGCGCGCGGCGAAGCCATCGGCGCGATGAAGGCCGACGGGATCGAGTACGAGGAGCGGATGGAGCGGCTCCAGGAGGTCTCGTACCCCAAGCCGCTGGAAGAGCTGCTGTGGCACGCGTACAACGTCTACCGCAAGAGCCACCCGTGGGTCGGCGACCATCCGGTCTCGCCGAAGTCCGTCATCCGTGACATGTACGAACGGGCGCTGTCCTTCACCGAGTTCACCTCGCACTACGAGCTCGCCCGCACCGAGGGCATCGTGCTGCGTTACCTCGCGAACGCGTACAAGGCGCTGGAGCACACCATCCCGGACGATCTGAAGTCCGAGGACCTCGAGGACCTGATCGCCTGGCTCGGCGAGATGGTGCGCCAGGTCGACTCCAGCCTGCTGGACGAGTGGGAGCAGCTCGCCAACCCGGAGATCGAGACGGCCGAGCAGGCCCAGGAGAAGGCCGACCAGGTCAAGCCGGTCACCGCCAACGCGCGCGCCTTCCGGGTGCTCGTACGCAATGCCATGTTCCGCCGGGTCGAGCTGGCCGCGCTGGACAGGGTCGGCGAGCTCGGCGAACTGGATGCCGAGTCCGGCTGGGACGCGAACGCCTGGGGCGAGGCGATGGACGCGTACTGGGACGAGTACGAGGAGCTGGGTACCGGGCCCGACGCCCGCGGCCCGAAGCTGCTGCTGATCGAGGAGGACGCGGCGCACGGCCTGTGGCGCGTCCGGCAGATCTTCGCGGACCCGAACGGCGACCATGACTGGGGCATCAGCGCTGAGGTCGATCTGGCGGCTTCCGACGAGGAGGGCCTCGCCGTCGTGCGCGTCACCGCGGTCGGCCAGCTCTGA
- a CDS encoding acyl-CoA thioesterase — MTNPAERLVDLLDLEQIEVNIFRGRSPEESLQRVFGGQVAGQALVAAGRTTDGERPVHSLHAYFLRPGIPGVPIVYQVERVRDGRSFTTRRVTAIQHGRTIFNLTASFHRPEEGSIEHQLPPRLEFPDPETLPTVATEIREHLGALPEALERMERRQPFDIRYVDRLRWTAEEIKGAEPRSAVWMRAVGPLGDDPLVHTCALTYASDMTLLDAVRIPVEPLWGPRGFDMASLDHAMWFHRPFRADEWFLYDQESPVSTGGRGLARGRIYDRDGGLLVSVVQEGLFRPYTPTPAARD; from the coding sequence ATGACGAACCCGGCCGAGCGCCTGGTCGATCTGCTCGACCTGGAGCAGATCGAGGTCAACATCTTCCGCGGGCGCAGCCCCGAGGAGTCCCTGCAGCGGGTCTTCGGCGGCCAGGTGGCCGGCCAGGCCCTGGTCGCGGCCGGGCGTACGACGGACGGCGAACGCCCGGTGCACTCGCTGCACGCGTACTTCCTGCGGCCGGGAATCCCCGGCGTGCCGATCGTCTACCAGGTCGAACGGGTCAGGGACGGCCGGTCGTTCACCACCCGCCGGGTCACGGCGATCCAGCACGGCAGGACCATCTTCAATCTCACCGCCTCCTTCCACCGGCCTGAGGAGGGCAGCATCGAGCACCAGCTGCCGCCGCGGCTGGAATTCCCGGACCCGGAAACCCTGCCCACGGTTGCCACGGAGATCCGTGAGCATCTCGGCGCGCTCCCCGAGGCGCTGGAGCGGATGGAGCGCCGCCAGCCGTTCGACATCCGCTATGTCGACCGGCTGCGCTGGACGGCGGAGGAGATCAAGGGTGCGGAGCCGCGCAGCGCGGTGTGGATGCGTGCGGTGGGCCCGCTGGGCGACGACCCGCTGGTGCACACCTGCGCGCTGACGTACGCGAGCGACATGACGCTCCTGGACGCGGTCCGTATCCCGGTGGAGCCGCTATGGGGACCGCGCGGGTTCGACATGGCCTCGCTGGATCACGCGATGTGGTTCCACCGGCCCTTCCGGGCGGACGAGTGGTTCCTGTACGACCAGGAGTCGCCGGTCTCTACGGGCGGGCGGGGCCTTGCCCGGGGCCGTATCTACGACCGCGACGGCGGGCTGCTGGTGTCGGTGGTGCAGGAGGGACTCTTCCGTCCGTACACCCCGACACCCGCAGCCCGGGACTGA
- a CDS encoding DUF4873 domain-containing protein: MSNYQGPATLIAGGAQIEVVATLSGGRSGPGSEWGGSVQTDSAAQDLCSSMNNNEVKLRLPDGREGDVVATSTAIGSGRLKVSGRGPMPF, encoded by the coding sequence ATGAGTAACTACCAGGGTCCGGCGACCCTCATTGCCGGCGGCGCTCAGATCGAGGTCGTGGCCACGCTGAGCGGCGGCCGGTCCGGGCCGGGCAGCGAGTGGGGCGGCAGCGTGCAGACCGACAGCGCGGCGCAGGACCTCTGCTCATCGATGAACAACAACGAGGTGAAGCTCCGGCTTCCCGACGGGCGCGAGGGTGACGTGGTGGCGACCAGCACGGCCATCGGCAGCGGCCGGCTGAAGGTGTCCGGCCGCGGCCCCATGCCGTTCTAG